A section of the Paenibacillus odorifer genome encodes:
- a CDS encoding ABC transporter substrate-binding protein: MKKGIKNQLSMGLMLSLLVLLLAACGNSAKAEETTNGKAGTKELSLTEIESKAKEEGSIVSVGMPDSWANWKDTWSDMDSKYGLTHSDTDMSSAEEIAKFDAEKDKPTADIGDVGIAFGSVAVEKGVTQPYKTSYWDEIPDWAKDKDGNWIVGYQGTISFLTNTKLVANPPKSWEDLKNGNYKIIVGDVTKAAQAQMAVLAAAIAFGGDESNIEPGIAFFEDLAKKGRLSNAEASLANIEKGEVEVTLLWDFNALNYRDQINKDGFAVAIPQEGSVVSGYATIINKYAPHPNAAKLTRQYILSDEGQINLAKGYARPIRDSVTLPDDVAAKLLPKEEYVNAKPVGDYKVWEETAKTIPQLWQERVLVHLN; this comes from the coding sequence ATGAAAAAAGGGATCAAAAATCAATTATCAATGGGTCTAATGTTATCCTTGCTCGTCCTGTTGCTTGCTGCTTGTGGAAATTCAGCCAAGGCTGAAGAAACAACGAATGGAAAGGCTGGCACCAAAGAATTAAGTCTGACTGAGATCGAGAGTAAAGCTAAAGAAGAGGGCAGTATCGTCAGTGTAGGAATGCCGGATTCTTGGGCGAACTGGAAAGATACATGGAGTGATATGGACAGTAAGTATGGTCTTACACATTCGGATACCGATATGTCGAGCGCGGAGGAAATTGCCAAGTTTGATGCGGAAAAAGACAAACCAACGGCCGACATCGGAGATGTGGGGATTGCGTTTGGATCGGTTGCCGTGGAGAAAGGGGTAACACAGCCTTATAAAACATCCTACTGGGATGAAATCCCTGATTGGGCTAAGGACAAGGACGGAAATTGGATCGTAGGCTATCAAGGCACCATCTCTTTTCTGACTAACACTAAGCTCGTGGCGAATCCGCCGAAGAGCTGGGAAGATCTGAAGAACGGCAATTACAAAATCATCGTTGGTGATGTAACCAAAGCTGCTCAAGCACAGATGGCTGTATTGGCCGCAGCGATTGCCTTTGGTGGCGACGAGTCGAACATTGAACCAGGGATTGCTTTTTTCGAGGATTTAGCTAAAAAAGGACGTCTCTCCAATGCAGAGGCTTCCCTTGCCAACATTGAAAAAGGTGAAGTGGAAGTTACCCTGCTGTGGGATTTCAACGCTTTGAACTATAGAGACCAGATCAACAAAGATGGCTTCGCTGTAGCCATTCCACAAGAAGGTAGTGTCGTGAGCGGGTATGCCACGATCATCAACAAATATGCGCCGCATCCTAACGCGGCGAAGCTTACACGCCAATACATCCTTAGTGATGAAGGACAGATTAATCTTGCCAAAGGTTACGCTCGTCCGATCCGTGACAGTGTAACGTTGCCGGATGATGTTGCAGCTAAGCTGCTACCAAAAGAAGAATATGTCAACGCTAAGCCTGTTGGTGATTACAAGGTATGGGAAGAGACGGCAAAAACCATTCCTCAATTGTGGCAGGAACGTGTGCTTGTACATTTGAATTAG
- a CDS encoding ABC transporter permease produces the protein MKQRSRGVILALIPFALMVLAFQLVPIISMLTGSLRTADGTGFTLGNYLHALQSAYYMQAIKNSLLISITSSLIGIIIGLFCAYCITRFTPRVRDRLLMLSNMTSNFAGVPLAFAYIILLGNNGVFTLLFKQWGWSVFADFDLYSWSGLILVYVYFQVPLALLLLYPSFYGIREQWREAASLLGAGPWQFWKTIGLPILTPAIFGTLGILFANAMGAYATAYALVGGNYNLLAVRIGSLVAGDVVTQPQMGSTLAVLLGLTTILAVYLNHLMVRRAERFGTKALSKPDVKTTAPRRLWTAREEVGQ, from the coding sequence ATGAAACAAAGAAGCCGCGGTGTGATCCTGGCACTTATTCCATTTGCACTAATGGTGTTAGCCTTTCAACTGGTACCTATAATATCCATGCTGACGGGAAGCTTACGCACAGCGGACGGAACGGGATTTACGTTAGGCAATTATCTGCATGCGTTGCAAAGTGCCTATTACATGCAGGCGATTAAGAACAGTCTGCTAATCTCCATAACCTCAAGTCTGATAGGGATCATTATCGGACTTTTTTGTGCTTATTGCATTACCCGGTTTACCCCGAGAGTACGCGATAGACTTCTAATGCTGTCGAATATGACCTCTAATTTCGCAGGTGTTCCGCTGGCGTTTGCTTATATCATTTTGCTCGGAAATAATGGGGTGTTTACACTCTTATTTAAACAGTGGGGCTGGAGTGTTTTTGCCGATTTTGATCTATATAGCTGGTCAGGTCTAATACTGGTGTATGTATACTTTCAGGTTCCGTTAGCCTTATTGCTTTTGTACCCGTCCTTTTACGGAATCCGTGAGCAGTGGAGAGAGGCAGCGTCTTTACTGGGGGCTGGGCCTTGGCAGTTCTGGAAGACGATTGGCCTGCCTATTCTAACTCCAGCGATCTTTGGCACACTTGGAATTCTTTTTGCTAATGCAATGGGTGCTTATGCCACGGCTTACGCATTGGTTGGCGGAAATTACAATCTGTTGGCGGTACGTATCGGTTCACTGGTTGCCGGAGATGTGGTTACACAGCCACAAATGGGGAGTACGCTTGCTGTTCTTCTTGGTCTGACTACGATTTTGGCGGTTTATCTGAACCATTTAATGGTGCGGCGCGCGGAGAGGTTCGGAACGAAAGCGCTCAGTAAACCGGATGTGAAAACCACAGCTCCCCGGCGTTTATGGACAGCTCGTGAGGAGGTAGGGCAATGA
- a CDS encoding ABC transporter permease, with translation MNIRKAGFAPRTFMLLLMVYLLLPLLATGIYAFAQDWQNTLLPRAWTLNWFGEMFEDIRFLEALWTSLYLCLISVVLSLAVMLPAVFVITLYFPRWESFMKGIVVLPYAVPGVVAAVGLIRTYSSGPFDIAGTAYLLVGAYFVVILPYMYQGIRNSLLTVNAVELLHAAELLGARRRTAFLNVILPNIWPGVIVSTLLSFSVLFGEFVLTNMLVGGHIQTIQVYLYQRVGESGHLASAIAISYFLFILILSMVLMKLGKKMGGGIKG, from the coding sequence ATGAATATACGCAAAGCAGGCTTCGCTCCACGCACCTTCATGCTGCTGCTCATGGTGTATTTGCTGCTTCCTCTTTTGGCGACGGGTATTTATGCTTTTGCACAAGACTGGCAGAATACCCTGCTGCCCCGAGCTTGGACCTTGAATTGGTTTGGGGAAATGTTTGAGGATATTCGCTTTCTGGAGGCGCTTTGGACCTCGCTTTATTTATGCCTGATCAGCGTGGTGCTGAGTCTGGCCGTGATGCTGCCAGCTGTTTTTGTCATCACCCTCTATTTTCCGCGCTGGGAGAGCTTTATGAAAGGTATTGTTGTTTTGCCTTATGCGGTGCCTGGTGTTGTGGCTGCGGTAGGTCTTATTCGTACCTATTCCTCTGGTCCTTTTGATATCGCTGGAACAGCGTATTTATTGGTGGGCGCATATTTTGTGGTCATCCTTCCCTATATGTATCAGGGCATTCGCAATAGTCTGTTAACGGTTAATGCCGTAGAACTGCTGCATGCTGCGGAGCTGCTTGGTGCCCGCCGAAGAACGGCCTTCTTGAATGTGATTTTGCCTAATATATGGCCTGGGGTTATCGTCTCTACACTGTTATCATTTTCAGTTCTATTCGGCGAATTTGTTCTTACGAACATGTTAGTTGGCGGACATATTCAGACGATTCAGGTATATCTATATCAAAGGGTTGGTGAAAGTGGACATTTGGCCAGTGCGATTGCGATCTCTTATTTTCTGTTTATTCTAATTCTTTCGATGGTACTAATGAAGCTCGGTAAAAAGATGGGGGGAGGTATTAAGGGATGA
- a CDS encoding ABC transporter ATP-binding protein — protein MNDYLKLQGVRKMFGNTCVLDNVDLEIREGELVTLLGPSGCGKSTLLRCIAGLSELDGGRILLENKDLGSLPPRKREVGMVFQSYALFPNLTVSQNIEYGMKMRGLSKSARHHRCAELLALVDLEDKRDVYPQSLSGGQQQRVALARSLAVQPKVLLLDEPLSALDAKIRKNLRAEIRDIQKRFNMTTLFVTHDQEEALILSDRICIMNGGRIVQDGTPEGLYSAPRTEFVARFMGSYNVLTRSEVMTLFRGIDSTKDRFAIRPEAVTLLHEGAGLHEVAAGLQLVDGIIKSVSVLGNIVRCTVEVEDISLTVDLLNDGRWLRLVEGANVTLALNPSELLHLEREGA, from the coding sequence ATGAATGATTATCTAAAGCTGCAGGGTGTACGCAAAATGTTTGGGAATACCTGTGTGTTAGACAATGTTGATTTGGAGATCCGTGAAGGTGAGCTTGTGACACTGCTAGGCCCCTCCGGTTGTGGAAAAAGCACATTGCTACGCTGCATAGCCGGTCTTTCAGAGCTGGATGGCGGCAGAATTCTTTTGGAAAATAAAGATCTGGGAAGTTTGCCGCCCCGTAAGCGCGAGGTAGGAATGGTGTTTCAGTCTTATGCCTTGTTCCCCAATCTGACGGTGAGCCAAAATATCGAGTATGGAATGAAAATGCGGGGACTATCGAAATCAGCCCGCCATCATCGCTGCGCGGAATTGCTGGCATTGGTCGATCTGGAGGATAAACGGGATGTATATCCGCAGTCCCTCTCTGGTGGACAGCAGCAGCGGGTAGCGCTGGCTCGTTCTCTAGCGGTGCAGCCCAAAGTATTGCTGCTGGATGAACCCTTAAGCGCACTAGATGCTAAGATACGCAAGAATTTACGTGCTGAAATCCGTGATATTCAAAAAAGGTTTAACATGACGACACTATTCGTGACGCATGATCAGGAGGAAGCACTGATTCTTTCTGACCGCATCTGTATTATGAATGGTGGCCGGATTGTGCAGGATGGCACACCTGAGGGGTTGTACTCCGCACCACGAACAGAGTTCGTTGCCCGGTTTATGGGCAGTTACAATGTATTGACCCGATCAGAAGTGATGACGTTGTTCCGGGGGATAGATAGCACGAAGGACCGATTTGCTATTCGGCCTGAGGCGGTTACGCTGCTGCATGAGGGCGCGGGACTTCACGAGGTTGCTGCCGGACTGCAACTGGTGGATGGCATCATTAAATCTGTCTCCGTATTGGGCAATATTGTTAGGTGTACGGTAGAGGTGGAAGACATTTCTTTAACGGTTGATCTTTTAAATGACGGACGCTGGCTGAGGCTGGTGGAAGGGGCTAACGTCACCTTGGCTCTGAACCCTTCTGAGCTGCTGCATCTGGAACGAGAGGGAGCGTAA
- a CDS encoding alkaline phosphatase family protein encodes MTEMNNKLIVVVLDGLRYEAAREYMGYMEHLVEQGKISCHRVKSELPSLSRPLYEVLLTGTPVSKNGITANHIVRPSHEESVFHLAVGANLRTAAVAYHWVSELYNSAPFDPLADRHQHNVMKPIQHGSFYFEDHYPDSHVFADAVYLRSAYDPHFLYIHSMNIDDAGHRYGGESKEYEFSVRNADGLLATVLPIWMEQGYKIMITADHGMNANGYHGGITPSERDVPLYTFGVDVLSSEKEEEVLPQLRLAPLMCHCLGLAPSAAMSKEGLPPLVQKQSHDKVEEPLPLV; translated from the coding sequence ATGACTGAAATGAACAATAAACTTATTGTGGTAGTGTTGGACGGACTTAGATATGAGGCCGCACGTGAATATATGGGGTATATGGAGCATCTGGTGGAGCAGGGGAAAATATCATGTCACCGAGTGAAATCGGAATTACCCAGTCTGTCACGCCCGCTTTATGAAGTGCTCTTGACGGGTACACCCGTGTCCAAAAATGGAATTACGGCTAACCATATTGTGAGACCAAGCCATGAAGAGAGCGTATTCCATCTGGCAGTGGGCGCTAATTTGCGCACAGCTGCTGTCGCCTATCATTGGGTCAGTGAGCTTTATAATTCGGCCCCTTTTGATCCGCTTGCTGATCGCCATCAGCACAATGTGATGAAGCCCATTCAGCATGGCAGTTTTTATTTCGAGGATCACTATCCCGACAGTCATGTGTTTGCCGACGCTGTGTATTTACGGAGTGCCTATGATCCGCATTTCCTATACATTCACTCCATGAATATAGATGACGCCGGGCATCGTTATGGCGGAGAGAGCAAGGAATATGAGTTTTCAGTGCGTAATGCTGACGGTCTGTTGGCCACTGTTTTGCCCATTTGGATGGAACAGGGCTATAAGATTATGATTACGGCAGATCATGGAATGAACGCAAATGGGTACCACGGCGGGATAACCCCTTCCGAGCGAGATGTGCCATTATATACGTTTGGGGTAGATGTATTATCTTCGGAAAAAGAGGAAGAAGTACTGCCACAGCTGCGACTGGCTCCTTTAATGTGCCACTGTTTGGGGCTGGCCCCTTCGGCAGCAATGAGTAAGGAGGGCTTGCCT